The Mycolicibacterium aurum genome segment GGAGTCGCTGACTGGACTCGTGCAGCGGCAGCATGCGCCGGATGGACATGCTTGCGATGAGCGGATCCTCGACCAGCACCGACATGGCACCTCCGATCGGTAGTTAGGTAAGGCTTAGTGAATTAGGTTAGCCTTACTATAGGCACGAGGGCCTGGGGTGCGACACCCTGTGACTGGACTCACACAGCCGCCGGGATCCATGGCGACCGAAGGGACGTTGGCATTCGCACGAGCAGCTTTTGGGTAGACGGACCTGGGACGCGAGCTCATACGACACGCGGTAGTAATCCCGTAGTACGCTTTTGAGCTACAGCCGGTAGGAGATGAACGGAAGATGGCCAAGCTGACTCGGCTCGGGGAACTGGAACGCTCGGTGATGGACCACCTGTGGTCCGCGGGCGAGCCGCAGACCGTGCGTCAGGTGCATGAAGCCCTGTCCGCGCGGCGTGACCTTGCTTACACGACGATCATGACCGTGCTGCAGCGGCTGGCCAAGAAGAGCCTGGTCCTGCAGCACCGCGACGACCGCGCGCACCGCTACGCACCGACCCACGGCCGCGATGAGCTGGTCGCGGGCCTGATGGTGGACGCTCTCGACCAGGCGGCCGACTCCGGCGGCCGCGAAGCAGCCCTCGTGCACTTCGTCGAGCGCGTCGGCGTCGACGAGGCAGCCGCACTGCGCCGCGCACTGGCCGAATTGGAAGACAAGCACCGGTCCGACACACCCGCTGGCGATTCGGGTACCAGCTGAGGGACACTGGCAGTGTGTCCGCGCTGGCCTTCACCATCGTTGCCTTGCTCCTGTCGGGGCCGGTGCCTGCGATGCTCGCCAGAGCCCGATGGCCGCTACGCGCGCCCCGAGCCGCCATAGTCCTGTGGCAGTCGATAGCGCTGGCCGCCGTCCTCTCGGCGTTCTCGGCCGGGATCGCCATCGCCAGCCGCCTTTTCGTGCCGGGTCCCGACGGACGGCCCACCGCGACGATCACCAGCGAGATCGATGCCCTGGGCTGGCCGCTGTGGACGGCCTACGTGGTGGTGTTCGTTCTCACCCTGATGATCGGTGCCCGGCTGATGGCCTCGGTGGTCGGCGTCGCGATCGCGACGCGACGGCGTCGGGCGCACCACCGGATGGTGGTCGATCTCGTCGGGGCTCATCGCTCCCGCCCGTGGGGGCAGCACGGACTGCGCATCCTGGACGTCGCAGAGCCACTGGCCTACTGCCTCCCCGGCGTACGCAGTCGCGTCGTGGTCAGCGAGGGCGCGTTGAAAGCCCTGTCCGACAGTGAGGTCGGCGCGATCCTGGAGCACGAGAGAGCCCATCTGCGGGCGCGGCACGATCTGGTGCTGGAGATGTTCACCGCGGTGCATGCCGCGTTCCCCCGGCTGGTCCGCAGCGCGCACGCGCTGCAGGCCGTCCGCTTGTTGATCGAGCTGCTCGCCGACGACGCCGCCGTCCGCGCCGAGGGTCCCACTCCCCTGGCCCGAGCGCTGGTGGCGTGCGCATCCAGCCGGGCACCCAGCGGGGCGCTGGCCGCAGGTGGTCCCACGGCCGTGGTGCGGGTGCGTCGACTCGGCGGTAAGCCCAACAGCAGAATCCTGGCGGCCTGCGCCTATGTCGCGGCAGCAGCCGTCCTTGTCTTTCCCACCGTCGCGCTGGCGGTGCCCTGGTTGAACGAGCTGCACCGACTGTTCCTCGCCTAACGGGGGACGCACGCGGTGCCGTCTCGGCGTTGTCAGTGTCACAAGCTGTGCCGTACACGGAGATCGAAAGGGTTTCGTCTATGAGTTCGTCGCCTGAGAGTTCGTCGTCCACCACGGGGACCGCCCAGATCGGTGTCACCGGCCTCGCGGTCATGGGATCGAACATCGCGCGCAACTTCGCCAGCCACGGCTACACCGTGGCGCTGCACAACCGCTCGATCGCCAAGACCGACGCGCTGCTCGCCGAACACGGATCCGAGGGCAAGTTCGTCCGCAGTGAGACGATCGCCGAGTTCCTGGACGCACTGGAGAAGCCGCGCCGCGTACTGATCATGGTCAAGGCCGGCGAACCCACCGACGCGGTGATCAACGAGCTCGCCGACGCCATGGAAGAGGGCGACATTATCATCGACGGCGGCAACGCCCTCTACACCGACACGATCCGTCGGGAGAAGGCGATCCGCGAGCGGGGCCTGCACTTCGTCGGTGCCGGCATCTCCGGCGGCGAGGAGGGCGCCCTCAAGGGGCCGTCGATCATGCCCGGCGGTCCCGCCGAGTCGTACGAGAGCCTCGGCCCGCTGCTGGAGGAGATCTCCGCCCACGTCGACGGCGTGCCGTGCTGCACCCACATCGGGCCTGACGGCGCAGGCCACTTCGTCAAGATGGTGCACAACGGCATCGAGTACTCCGACATGCAGCTCATCGGCGAGGCCTACCAGCTGCTGCGCGACGGCATAGGTCTCTCGGCCCCCGAGATCGCCGACGTGTTCGCCGAGTGGAACACCGGCGACCTGGACAGCTTCCTGATCGAGATCACCGCCGAGGTGCTCAAGCAGGTCGACGCCAAGACCGGCAAGCCGCTGGTCGACCTGATCCTCGACGAGGCCGAGCAGAAGGGCACGGGCCGCTGGACGGTCAAGTCCGCGCTGGACCTCGGCATCCCGGTGACCGGCATCGCGGAGGCCGTCTTCGCCCGCGCCCTGTCGGGCTCCGTC includes the following:
- the gndA gene encoding NADP-dependent phosphogluconate dehydrogenase, with the protein product MSSSPESSSSTTGTAQIGVTGLAVMGSNIARNFASHGYTVALHNRSIAKTDALLAEHGSEGKFVRSETIAEFLDALEKPRRVLIMVKAGEPTDAVINELADAMEEGDIIIDGGNALYTDTIRREKAIRERGLHFVGAGISGGEEGALKGPSIMPGGPAESYESLGPLLEEISAHVDGVPCCTHIGPDGAGHFVKMVHNGIEYSDMQLIGEAYQLLRDGIGLSAPEIADVFAEWNTGDLDSFLIEITAEVLKQVDAKTGKPLVDLILDEAEQKGTGRWTVKSALDLGIPVTGIAEAVFARALSGSVAQRKATTGLASGELGEKPSDAKQFIDDVSKALYASKIIAYAQGFNQIQAGSNEYDWGITPGDMATIWRGGCIIRAKFLNRIKDAFDNQPDLPTLIVDPYFRDAIENAIDSWRRVVVTATELGIPIPGFSSALSYYDGLRTERLPAALTQGLRDFFGAHTYGRIDTDPAKRFHTLWSGDRSEVEV
- a CDS encoding BlaI/MecI/CopY family transcriptional regulator, which translates into the protein MAKLTRLGELERSVMDHLWSAGEPQTVRQVHEALSARRDLAYTTIMTVLQRLAKKSLVLQHRDDRAHRYAPTHGRDELVAGLMVDALDQAADSGGREAALVHFVERVGVDEAAALRRALAELEDKHRSDTPAGDSGTS
- a CDS encoding M56 family metallopeptidase; amino-acid sequence: MSALAFTIVALLLSGPVPAMLARARWPLRAPRAAIVLWQSIALAAVLSAFSAGIAIASRLFVPGPDGRPTATITSEIDALGWPLWTAYVVVFVLTLMIGARLMASVVGVAIATRRRRAHHRMVVDLVGAHRSRPWGQHGLRILDVAEPLAYCLPGVRSRVVVSEGALKALSDSEVGAILEHERAHLRARHDLVLEMFTAVHAAFPRLVRSAHALQAVRLLIELLADDAAVRAEGPTPLARALVACASSRAPSGALAAGGPTAVVRVRRLGGKPNSRILAACAYVAAAAVLVFPTVALAVPWLNELHRLFLA